The Bubalus bubalis isolate 160015118507 breed Murrah chromosome 2, NDDB_SH_1, whole genome shotgun sequence genome includes the window GTGTTCAACATaagtaaaataagtgaaaattttaGTCCTACTTATGTTAACTTCTACTAACTATTTCTTGGCTAAATGTGATAATAAATTAATTCTATAAGGGATTGTCTTTGGTCCTTAGAATTTTATCTTGTTAACTTAATTACAATAAGCAGAAAGGAGACATACAGTAATTAAAAAAGAGGATTTATATCCTTTAACTGACAGTGCCTATCAAAGATGGTATATTTCATCTGCTATAATATAAATGCATTAAGATCAGCAAgaaagtgaactgaattgaaaaaaaatgagttaaaaaatatattgagtgAATGAGAGATTTAATGAAGTGCCAATGAAGTTTTGGTGTCTCTCCATCTTAACAGATCAACACTTTCTTTTTGCAACGAATATTGTGTAATACATCTTTACAATATTTACTTTTGTAATACCTCTACTTAGTTAGCTATGTGCTTACCAAATGAAAGTCATGGCTTAAACTATGATtgttaaaatatagatatattatcATTAACTCTCATTCTTCTTGCCTAGGTAATAGAAGGAAATACattaatgattttatttgtttcagCATCCCCTACCCAGTTCCTCTATTACATGTAGGTTCATGAACCAGCATTAAGTTCTAAGCAAAGGCTAATCAAGCTTCAAAATCTGCCTGTGGTGTTTCCAGCAAGTAGAGTCAGAGCAATGAGAAGATTCAATAACACTCTTCATCACTCTAAGGGCTTTGTTCTGGTGGGCTTCTCTGAATGGCCCAAACTAGAAATGGTTCTTTTTGTGGCCATCTCCATTTTCTACATATTGACTCTACTTGGGAATTCAGCCATTATTATCTTGTCGCGCCTTGATCCTAGACTCCACACCCCaatgtatttctttctggctAATCTCTCTTTTTTGGACCTTTGCTATACTACCTCCACTGTCCCCCAGATGCTGGTCAACATACAGAGCCACTGGAGAAATATCAGCTACGGAGGCTGCATAGCTCAACTATTCATCTTCCTTGGCTTAGGATCCACTGAATGTGTTCTTCTCTCAGTAATGGCCTTTGATCGTTATGTAGCTATCTGCCAACCTCTGCATTACTCAGTTATCATGCATTCTCGGCTATGCCAACAACTGGCAGCGGTGGCTTGGGTAACAGGTTTCAGCAACTCTCTGGTGCAAACAGTGTTGACTTTCCTGTTACCTCGGTGTGGTCAGTATCACGTGGAGAATTTCTTCTGTGAAGTACCTGCCATGCTTCAATTATCATGTGTTGATACATGGATCAATGAAGTGGAGATGTATGCTGCTGTGGTGGTCATAAAAGTTATCCCAGTGGGATTAATCCTGTTCTCTTACATCAACATTGTTAggtcagtggtaagaatccaatCTTCTGAGGGTCAAAAGAAGGCCTTCAACACA containing:
- the LOC102389321 gene encoding putative olfactory receptor 2B8, translated to MRRFNNTLHHSKGFVLVGFSEWPKLEMVLFVAISIFYILTLLGNSAIIILSRLDPRLHTPMYFFLANLSFLDLCYTTSTVPQMLVNIQSHWRNISYGGCIAQLFIFLGLGSTECVLLSVMAFDRYVAICQPLHYSVIMHSRLCQQLAAVAWVTGFSNSLVQTVLTFLLPRCGQYHVENFFCEVPAMLQLSCVDTWINEVEMYAAVVVIKVIPVGLILFSYINIVRSVVRIQSSEGQKKAFNTCGSHLLVVVMFYGSAISGYAYMAPKSNSAKLKCKLLALFYGLVTPMLNPLIYTLRNKDVKEAVKKLLGRELEQGWNMA